From Sinorhizobium sp. B11:
CGTGGAAGAAATTCATGAAAAAGGTTTCGAGAATGTCTTCCCGATGATGGCCGAGCACCAGCGCGTCGCAGCCTTCTTCCTTGGCAATCCGGTAGAGGTTCCCGCGGCGCAGGCGCGAGCAGAGCGAACAGTAGGTCGCTCCCTCCGGTACCTTCTCCTTCACGATCGAATAGGTGTCGCGATATTCGATGCGATGTTTGACGCCGATCTTTGAAAGGTATTCCGGCAGCACATGTTTCGGGAAATTCGGCTGGCCCTGATCGAGGTTGCAGGCGATCAGCTCCACCGGCAGCAGACCACGCCATTGCAGGTCGAGCAGCAGCGCCAGCAGGCCATAGGAATCCTTGCCGCCGGATATGCCGATCAGCCAGCGTTTCTGGCCCTTCAGCATGTCGAAATCATCGAAGGCCTGGCGCACCTGCCGCAGCAGGCGCTTGCGCAGCTTGTTGAAGGAGACCGAGTGGGGCGCGTCGGCAAACAGCGTATGGCCGATGCCGGCTTCAGCCGCTTCCAGATCGTCGGCAATATTGGCTGCGATATTCATCTTGCTACCTGTCTGATGTGCCTGCCCTGCTTAGCAGAAAGCCGCCGGCCAACACAGCCTCAATCGCCGAAAACGGACCAGCCCGTACGCGCCGCCAGCATCTCCAGCGCCACGGCGCCAAGCTGCGAATTGCCGACCTTGTTAAGCCCCGGCGACCAGACCGCGATCGAGGCGATACCGGGCGCCACCGCAAAGATGCCGCCGCCGACCCCGCTCTTGCCCGGCAGGCCGACATGATAGGCGAAGTCGCCCGATCCGTCGTAATGGCCGCAGGTCAGCATCAGCGCATTGATGCGCCGCGCCCGCTTCGGCGACACGACCGAATGGCCGGTCAGCGGATTGCCGCCGCGTGCCGCAAGGAACATGCCGGCGCGGGCCAGCTGCTCGCAGGTCATCGAGAGCGCACACTGGTGGAAATAGACGCCGAGCACATGATCGACGGGGTGATCGAGATTGCGGTAGGAGCGCATGAAATTGGCGAGCGCGAAATTACGATAGCCGGTCGCCGTCTCCGAGCGTGCCACCTTGTCGTCGATGGTGATGGATTCGTCGTCGGCGAGGTAACGCACGAAGCGCAGCAACTCGCCGATCGCCTCGCGCGGCGCATGGCCGGCCATGACGACATCGCTGACGGCGATCGCGCCGGCATTGATGAAGGGATTGCGCGGGATGCCGTGCTCATGCTCGAGCTGGACGATGGAATTGAAGGCTGAGCCCGAAGGCTCGCGGCCGACCCGTTTCCACAGCCCCTCGCCCACCTTGCCGAGCGCCAGCGTCAGCATGAAGACCTTGGAAATGCTCTGGATGGAAAAGGCGACATCGGCATGGCCGACGCTGTAGACCTTGCCGTCGACGGTGATGATCGACATGCCGAACTGGTTCGGATCGACCTTGGCAAGTTCGGGAATATAATCCGCGACCTTGCCCTCGCCGATACGGGGCGTCAGCTCCTTGTAGATGCTGTCGAGGACTGCCTGCAAATCCACCATCTTCCCTCCGGATACGAAAAAGCCGCCCCGAGAGGCGGCTTTTCCAGAATGCGAAAACGCCTCTCGCTGATTAGCGAGAATAGAATTCGACGACCAGATGCGGTTCCATGACAACCGGGTACGGAACGTCGGCAAGCGTCGGAACGCGTGCGAAAGTGGCAACCATCTTGTTGTGGTCGACTTCGACGTAGTCAGGAACGTCGCGCTCTGCGAGCGAAACCGATTCCAGAACCGTAACGAGCTGCTTGGAGCGCTCACGAACTTCGATGACGTCGCCGACCTTGCAACGGTAAGAACCGATGTTGACGCGGACGCCGTTGACCGTAACGTGGCCATGGTTGACGAACTGACGGGCAGCAAAGACCGTCGGAACGAACTTGGCGCGGTAGACGATCGCGTCGAGGCGGGACTCCAGAAGACCGATCAGGTTTTCCGAGGTGTCGCCCTTGCGGCGGTCAGCTTCAGCGAAGATCGCGCGGAACTGCTTCTCGCGCAGGTCACCGTAGTAACCCTTCAGCTTCTGCTTGGCGCGCAGCTGCACGCCGAAGTCGGAAAGCTTGCCCTTGCGGCGCTGGCCGTGCTGGCCCGGGCCGTATTCGCGGCGGTTCACCGGGGACTTCGGACGGCCCCAGATGTTTTCGCCCATACGGCGGTCGATCTTGTACTTGGACGATTCGCGCTTGCTCATCGTATTTCCTTTCAAAGTGTTAGGACGGTTTGTTGCCAAACCGCACGAAGGAAACACGCCCTCCTTTGATCCCGTTTCCGGGAGCCGACAGGATCTTTCCATTACGCGAACGGATCTGATCCACGGGACATGTCAAATGAAACACCGGACATTGCTGCCCGGTGCTGGCGCGGTCTTTAGGGATAAGTCACAGGATTGTCAAACAGAATCTGCCACGGCGAGGCCGTTATCGCCGGTTCGCTCAAGGGAACCTGCGAGCTTGCGCAGCAGAGCGGCAAGCGCGCGGCGCTCGCTTTCCTCAAGCCCGCCGAGATGGGCGAGTTCCCGCTTCATATCTTCGCGGAAGGCGGCTTCTGCGCGTTCGATGCCCTCATCGGTCAGCGCCACCTCGAAGCTGCGCTTGTCCTGGGCAGAGCGCTCCCGCCGGATCAGCCCCGATTTCTCCAGCCTGTCCAGCCGATGCGTCAGCCCGCCCGACGAGATCAGCAGAAGGCTGTAGAGCTCGGTCGGCGTCATCCTGTAGGGCGGCCCTGCCCTGCGAATCGTCGCAATCACGTCGAACTCGCCCCGGTCGAGATCGAATTCGGCGAATGTCGCCTCGATGGAGGGCCGCACCAGATTGGAGAGCCGGTAGATGCGCCCGAGGATGCTCATGGGCGTCGTGTCGAGATCGGGCAACTCCTTTGCCCAGAGGGTGCGTAGGCGATCGACGTGATCTTCCGTTTCCATCATGGCTCCAAACTATCTTGACGAGAAGATAAATTGGGTGAAGTATCTTCTCGAGAAGATAAATTCATAGCGAAGTCCGTAGCGTGATCCAAGGAGGAAATCATGTTCCATGTCATACCGCGTGAAATCCAGCAGCAATTCGCCAACCGGACCATTCGCTTCGAGGGCCGGGATTTCGGCGCCCCGGTCTCGATCTTCCTGATCGACAACGAGCCTGGCCAGGGCCCGGACCTGCATGTTCATCCCTATACGGAAATGTGGATCGTGCGCTCCGGCAAGGCGCGTTTCACCGTTGGCGAAGAGACGCTGGAGCCCAATCCCGGCGATATAGTCATCGTGAATGCGGAGACGCCCCACTGCTTCAAGAATGTGGGAACGACGCGGCTGGAGCTCACCTGCATCCATGCCAGCCCCGAGATCATCCAGAGCTGGGTCTGATGCTTATTCTGCGGCGCTCTTCAGGGCCTCGGTGTCAGGCGCATCGGCCGAACCCGGCGCGGTCTCGGCCTGCAGGTCCGGGAAGGCGACGATGCGTTTGCCGGTAAAGTCCGTGTGGACGACGATAAGCCCCTGTTCTTCGAAATAGCCAAGCAGCCGGCGCGCGCGCCGGGCCGAATGCGTGCCATAAGCGCGGGCAATGCGGGCATCGGACGGGCAGGCCTCGCCGCCGATCGCGGCCTTCGCCATCATCAGGAACACACCCTGAAGATCGTCGGTGACGCCATTGGAGAGCGAAAGCGCCGTCGCCCAGGCCTCCCCTGCTGCCATGTCGGGATCGACGCCGGAGCGGGAAACCGCCACGCGCCGCCGGAAATCCTGCAAGGACATTGGGGCTCCCGGAACACGGCGCATGCGCAGCCGCACCAGGAATTCCTGATAGAGGACTGCATCCGTGCGGAAACCGGAGCCCGGATCGTCGAGGATCTCGGAGAGCACGCCGGAAAGCCGCTCCTCGCGCTCTTCGGCCGACAGTTCCGGCTGGGCCACACGCGGCTCGGCGGCCTGCATGGAGCTGGTGGCCGGCGTCGAGCGCGAGAGCTCGGCCAGGATATCGGTGGTCGGGCGCGGCGCCGGTGGAGCACGCCGTACGATCGGCCGCTGGAACTCTTCCGGATCCGGCGTGAAGATCAGGTCTTCGACATCTTGTGGCGAATCCGGCAGCGGCATCAGCTTCGGGCTGGAAGAACGCGCCGATGTCTCGACATTGCCGATCTGGATCGGCAGCGGCCGACGCGACAGCGCCGGTCCAAGGGCGACGAAATGACCGCGCTTCAGATCTCGGAACATTTCCGCCTGACGGCGGTCCATGCCGAGCAGATCAGCGGCGCGCGCCATGTCGATATCGAGGAAGGTGCGGCCCATCAGGAAGTTCGAGGCTTCGGCCGCGACGTTCTTTGCAAGCTTGGCGAGACGCTGCGTGGCGATGACGCCGGCAAGCCCGCGTTTACGTCCGCGGCACATCAGGTTGGTCATGGCGCCGAGCGACGCCTTGCGCGCATCTTCCGAGACATCGCCGCCGACCGAGGGCGCAAACATCTGCGCTTCGTCGACAACGACAAGAACCGGATACCAATATTCGCGATCGGCATCGAACATGCCGTTGAGGAAGGCCGCGGCTGCCCGCATCTGCTGCTCGATATCGAGCCCTTCCAGCGTTAGCACGCAGGAAACGCGGTGCTGGCGGATGCGGTTGGCAATGCCGGCAAGCTCGGCCTCGGTGCGCTCGCCATCGACGACGACATGGCCGAACCGGTCGGACAGCGTGACGAAATCACCTTCGGGATCGATGATGACCTGCTGTACCCATTGGGCCGACTGTTCCAGCAGGCGGCGCAGCAGATGCGATTTGCCGGAGCCGGAATTGCCCTGCACGAGCAGACGCGTCGCCAGCAATTCCTCGATATCGAGCGTCGCCGGGTTGCCGGACGCCATTCCCATATCGATGCCAACCTGCACGCCCAATTCCCCTTACAAATTCCAGCCCCCGTCTCTAGCAGATTCGCAGGCGCTGTTGTCGTCAAACCTTTAAAAACCCACAGGGAAAGTCAGGCCTGGAAAGACGCCCTACACCGCCTCGCGCTCGACGAGATCGCCCGCCATGTCGTTTTGCGTCGGAATCAGCAAACGGGTGCAGAGCAGGCTGACAAAGAGCGGCACCAGCAGGACCGCGAGCCCGACCCGCAAGCCCAGGAGTTCGCCGAGAAAACCGATGATCGGCGGCCCGATGAGAAAACCGCTGAGCGCCGCGAAGGAGAGTATGGCAACGCTTGAAGCAGGTGGTCGGTCGGTCAGCGAAGCGACGGCCGTCACCGCAAGCGGAAATCCGACCGAGACACCGACACCGACGGCTGCAAAGCCAAGCAGGGCAAGCGGCGTCGCCGGCGCAAGGAGAACGACGAGCATGCCGGCAAGCGAGGCGATGCCGCAGCCGCGGGCAATGGCAACCGCGCCGAAACGGCCCTTCATGTAATCACCGCTGAAGCGCCCCGCCGCAACCATGAAAGCGAAAACCGAATAACCAAGGCCGGTTTGCGCACCTTCGGCATTCATGACATCGCGGAGATAGACCGCCGACCAGTCGGCGATCGCACCTTCGGTCATCGTCACGCCGAAGACGAAGGCGCAGATCCCCAGCAGGGCAAGGCTTGGCGGCTTGAAGCCGGTCTTTGTCTGCGAATTCTCCGCATGGTGACTTTCAGGCAATTTCGGCAGGCGCAGGCTGGCCACCAACGCGATCGGCAGGACGATGATCGCCGTGATCAGGATCGACCAGTGCGGTGAAAGCCCGATGGCGATGGCGCCAACGCCGATCAGGCTGCCGGCCATGATGCCGAAGCTCCAGAAGCCATGGCAGCGGCTCATGATGATCAGCCCCGTCGCCTTCTCCGTCACATCCGCCTCGACATTCATGCCGAGTTCCACCGTGGAAAGCGCGACCCCGACGATCATCAGGGCAAGGAAAAGAAGCACGGCGCTGGGTGCGAAGGCCGGCAGCGAGACCACGGCAAGAAAGAAGATGAACCCATAGATGATCGCCATGCGCCCGCCGATGCGCGAGACGATCCGGCCGGCAAACGGGAGCGTGATCAGCGTACCAATAGGCAATCCCAGAAGGGCTACCGCGAGATCGGCAGTGCCAAGTTCAAGCTTCGCCTGGATATCGGGAATGCGCGGCAACCAGGCGCCAAAGGCGATCGGTTGCAGAAAGAAGATCAGCATCACAAGTCTTTGCAGCGGCACGGCGCATCCCTTTGCATCTTGAGCGGTAAACACCTGCTCGCGATTCCCCGCTGGGATCTTGCGTGATGAGACAGGGGAAATAAAGCGCGCAGTACCCTATCGCGTGCTCAGGCCGAAACCTTGCATCAGCCGCCGCGTGGCAAAATCCGGATTGCCCGAGGTGAAGACGGCAAAGTCGAAATTGTCAGGATGAACGGCGTCCGCAACATGCGGTACCAGCGTGCGAGCGCGCCGCGCAATGGCTTCCGCCGGATCCAACCAGTCCACCGGCCAAGGCGCCAGCCTGCGAAACATATTCGCCATGAAGGGATAATGCGTGCAGGCGAGCACGACGATGTCGGTCTTGCGCCCATCCTTCTCGACGAAACATTGGTCAATCTCGGTGAGCACTGCCTCGTCAGAAACGACGTCACCGCGGATATAGGCTTCAGCCATGCGCGCCAGGTTTTCCGAGCCGACCAGCCGCACATGGCATTGCTGCGCGAAGGACTGGATGAGGTCGCGTGTATAGGCGCGCCTGACCGTGCCGGGGGTCGCCAGCACCGAGACCAGCCCGGAGCGTGTGCGCTCGGCAGCAGGCTTTATCGCCGGCACAGTGCCGACGAATGTCATCTGCGGAAAGGCGGCGCGCAGGTCGGCGCCCACAAGCGTAAAAGCCGTATTGCAGGCAATGATGCAGACCTCGGGATCGTAATCTTCAAGGAGCTTGGCGAAGAGGCCGATAATCCGCTCCTTCAGCGCCTGCTCCTCCCATCCACCATAGGGAAAGCCGGCATCGTCGGCGATATAGATGAAGCCGCGCTCCGGCATCAGCACGCGCGCTTCGCGCAGCACGGTGAGCCCACCTATGCCTGAATCGAAGACGAGGACGGGTTTCAGCTCATTCGTCGGCGCTGTCATCGGCGGGCGCTTCCTTGCGGGATCTGGTGGAACCGCCCTTGCGCGGGCTATTGCGCGAGAAGCGGTCGAGAGAGGAGATGACGCCGCGCAGCACGCTGATTTCCTGCTCCGTGAAGGCCCGGCGGGAGAGAACTGCGCGCAGGTTGTCGACCATTTTCGGCTTTTTCGAGGGCGGATGGAAATAGTTGCGGGAATCGAGCGCCTCTTCCAGCTGGTCGAACAGGCCGAAGAGCTGTTCCTTGGTGGAGGGTCGCTGTTCAAGCGCCTGGAACGGCACCGCCTCCAGATCCTCCATGCCGGATTTCATCCATTCATAGGACATGAGCAGCACCGCCTGGGCGATGTTGAGCGATGCAAAGGCCGGATTGACCGGAAAAGTGACGATCTCGTCGGCAAGCGCCACTTCCTCATTGGTCAGTCCCCAGCGCTCGCGGCCGAACAGGATACCCGTCGCCTCGCCTGCCCTGAAGCGGCTGCGCAGGTTTCCGGCGGCAAAGACCGGTGAGCGCACCGGCTTGTAATTGTCACGGCTGCGCGCCGTCGTCGCATAGACGAAGTTGAGATCGGCGATCGCCTCTTCCAACGTAGCGAAAACCTTCGTGCCTTCGATGACGTGATCGGCCTTGGAGGCTGCGGCCTGCGCCTTCTCGTTCGGCCAGCCGTCGCGCGGATTGACGAGGCGAAGATCGGCAAGGCCGAAATTCGCCATGGCGCGTGCCACCATGCCGATATTCTCGCCCATCTGCGGCTCGACCAGAATGATAACAGGCCCTTCGGCCAAAAGTTGACGCTCGCTGTTGGTGCCCGCCATGGTGCTTATTTGTGCTTCCTATTCCTGATTTACGGGCGCAATAGCTTTGCCGGCCGCAAACGGCAAGTCCTGCGTCTCTGTCGGATAGAGCCGTTCGATGGTCGAGCCGATCATTTCGACGGCGAGCCGCGACCCTTCCTGCCACAGTGGCAGGTGACGGCTGACGTGCCGCATCTGCTTGCGGGTGACGAGGAAACACTCCGAGCCGCGCTGCGCAAATCTGTCCAGAAGGCCGATATCTGCGGTGATCCGCCCCTTGAGATCCTCGTCGACGGCATCGGCCGTATTGTTGCGGGCCAGAATGCGCGACCAATAGGTAACGGAGAGGAAAATCGCCAGCGTCTGGCGAATTTGTCCCGGCCTGGTGACAATGGACCAGGTCGAGCCGAGCGGGCGCGCCGAAAGCGTGATGTCGCGATAGCAGGCATCGACCTTCTGCGAGATGACGATGAGCTCCGGCTGGCTCTTCTTTTCCGATACGGCCAGGAGCAGCTCCTTCAGGGCGTTGAACCACTTGGCGACCGCCGTATCGAGTGTCCCGCGCGTGCGTGCCGGCAGGACGAGGAAGGCGACGAGCGTTCCCGCCACCGCGCCGATCAGCGTCTCCTCCAGTCGCAACTTGAGGAGATCGAAGGTGAGGACACCCATCATGCCATAGACCAGGCAGAGAACGATCGAGATGAAGAAGGTCATCGTCGCATAGGAAATCTGCAGGAAATAGAAGGCAAGGAAGACGCAGACGATTGAAACCGCGATGGCGATGGCCAGCTGGTGCGTCAGCAATGTCGCCAGCACCAGGCCGAAGGCGATGCCGAACAATGTACCGATTGAGCGCTGCAGCGCCTTGATAGCAGTATCGCCGCGCGAATTGGTATTGCTGAAAACGAGGAAGGACGCCAGCACCGCCCAGAACCAGCGTTCGCGTGAGAGCGCCAGCCCAAGCGTCATGGCGATTGCCGCCGCGAGCGTGATCTGCAGGGCCGAGCGCATCAGCGGATTCTTCAGCGAAAAATCGATCGGCGTTGATGGGCTGGCCTCCTCAATCGAGGCAATCTCGGCAAAGTCGGACCTGCGCCCGGCATCGATCGTCTCCGCAAGCTGCCGGCGTGCGGCACCCAACCATAGCAACGCCCGTGCCGTCTCGCCCTGCGGCTGGCCTTCCATGTCGGCGACCGCCTTCTCCTGAGCCGAGAGCACTGCCTTGTCATCCTCGATCACCGCATGGACGAGCACAAAGGATGGCGGGCTTTGATAGCTCAGCACGATGGCGCTTTCGGTCGCCAGATGCGCATCGAATAGCCGGATCGCCAGTTCAGCGGCCGGTGCCGAAGCGCCATCGAAAACGCCGCCCGGCGGGCGCGGAATGAAGCTCTCGGCCATCAGCACGACTTCCTTCAGCCGGTCCTCCAGCTGGCGCAGTTCCTGCCGATCGGCCTCATCGACCTTTCCATCCGCAGCAAGGGCAGCGAGCTTGAAGAGGATCTGGTTGATGCGGCCCCGCACGCTCTCGAGCGATCGCAGCAGGTCGCGCCGCCAGTTGTCGGGCAGAAGCACCGCCCTCACCCAATGGCTGACGAGCGCCGAGACAACAGGGCCGATCAGGACGACAGGCAATTCAGCGATCGTCGGGCGGAAGTAGGAGCCCATGAAATAGGAAGTGAAGGCAAACATCCCGATCGCAAAGCCGCGGGGGCCGTAGACGCGCGCGGATGATGCGAGGAAGATCACCACGAGGAAGATGAAATCCGAGAGAACGCGTTGCGACTCCAGCGCCGCCGCGATACCGACGACGACAAGGCTTGCAAGGCAGCCGAGCAGCCTGGTGATGAGCTGGCTCGCCGAGCCCTTGTCGCGTACCGCAACTCCGCCTTCGATCGACAGCACGATGCCGAGACCGTAGGACGCGATCGGCAACGGCACGATGAGCATGTGTATCGAAAGCAGGATCGCGAAGGAGAGCAGGATCGACAGAGTGACTCGTGACCCCATACGCAGGCGCGACAGCGCCGGGTCATTGGCAAGCAGCCAGTCTCGGAACTCAAAGCCGGAAATCACCCTTGCCAGTCCTCATGCGCGCGGGATGTGGCGAACCCGAGAGCGAGATACCGCCGCCTCGGCAAAAATCAAATCACACCAAAATGATGATGCCAAGAGTCATTAGTCGTCGTGTTCTCCGGAGTCGCCAGACGGTGACTTCTTTGGCAGTCATTCGCCATTAGCGATCTGCACCATGGCCTCCTTGAGCGAGATCGGTCCCTGCCCCTCTTCGCCCTGGATCATAATGTCGTCGATGACGGCCTTGCCGCTCTCCTCGATTACCTCGAAACGCACGGTCGTGAAGGCATCCTTCTTGGGTGCGCCTTCCATGCAGGTCGCCGCCTTGAATTTCACCGTCACTTCGGTCGTGCCGTTTGCCGGCTGGCCGCTTTCGATGGAGAGATCCTGCAGCGGACAGGCATCCTGACCGTTGACGATGACGTCATAGTCGAAGGGCGAAATGCCGTCCTCGTCGGCCGCAGGGTTTTGGGCTGCCGCCTTGTATTTGTCGCCGAAATCCTTGCTGTAGAGCCTGCCGAGCATTCCTTCGTCGAAAATATCGATCCAGTCGCTGTTCTCGCCCGCCCAGTTTTTCTTCGTATCATCAATGATCTCCTTGACCGGCCCAGTCGCATCGGCCGCAAGTGAAAGGCCGGGTGCAAAAGACAGGGCGGCAACGAGGCCGGCGAACAGAACGGCGATCTTCTTCATGGCAAAATGTCCGGGACTCGGGGGGCTTCTGCCGGCGAGACTAGCCATTTTCCAGTACTTGGCAATGGTGGCAAAAACGCTACGTCCCTGCCCGTTCTGCTTTGCGTTCCCGGCTCACAATGCTATAGCGCTCCGGACCCACATCACCCACCCGGGACAGCTGTCCCTTTCCTAAGCTTACGAGGCAGATACATGA
This genomic window contains:
- the ttcA gene encoding tRNA 2-thiocytidine(32) synthetase TtcA, which codes for MNIAANIADDLEAAEAGIGHTLFADAPHSVSFNKLRKRLLRQVRQAFDDFDMLKGQKRWLIGISGGKDSYGLLALLLDLQWRGLLPVELIACNLDQGQPNFPKHVLPEYLSKIGVKHRIEYRDTYSIVKEKVPEGATYCSLCSRLRRGNLYRIAKEEGCDALVLGHHREDILETFFMNFFHGGRMAAMPAKLLNDEGNLMVLRPLAYCAEDDMAKFAAAMQFPIIPCDLCGSQDGLQRNAMKDMLADIERRMPGRKDTMLRALAHVNPSHLLDPKLFDFSALAVTQTS
- a CDS encoding glutaminase, which produces MVDLQAVLDSIYKELTPRIGEGKVADYIPELAKVDPNQFGMSIITVDGKVYSVGHADVAFSIQSISKVFMLTLALGKVGEGLWKRVGREPSGSAFNSIVQLEHEHGIPRNPFINAGAIAVSDVVMAGHAPREAIGELLRFVRYLADDESITIDDKVARSETATGYRNFALANFMRSYRNLDHPVDHVLGVYFHQCALSMTCEQLARAGMFLAARGGNPLTGHSVVSPKRARRINALMLTCGHYDGSGDFAYHVGLPGKSGVGGGIFAVAPGIASIAVWSPGLNKVGNSQLGAVALEMLAARTGWSVFGD
- the rpsD gene encoding 30S ribosomal protein S4; translation: MSKRESSKYKIDRRMGENIWGRPKSPVNRREYGPGQHGQRRKGKLSDFGVQLRAKQKLKGYYGDLREKQFRAIFAEADRRKGDTSENLIGLLESRLDAIVYRAKFVPTVFAARQFVNHGHVTVNGVRVNIGSYRCKVGDVIEVRERSKQLVTVLESVSLAERDVPDYVEVDHNKMVATFARVPTLADVPYPVVMEPHLVVEFYSR
- a CDS encoding MarR family transcriptional regulator; its protein translation is METEDHVDRLRTLWAKELPDLDTTPMSILGRIYRLSNLVRPSIEATFAEFDLDRGEFDVIATIRRAGPPYRMTPTELYSLLLISSGGLTHRLDRLEKSGLIRRERSAQDKRSFEVALTDEGIERAEAAFREDMKRELAHLGGLEESERRALAALLRKLAGSLERTGDNGLAVADSV
- a CDS encoding cupin domain-containing protein — protein: MFHVIPREIQQQFANRTIRFEGRDFGAPVSIFLIDNEPGQGPDLHVHPYTEMWIVRSGKARFTVGEETLEPNPGDIVIVNAETPHCFKNVGTTRLELTCIHASPEIIQSWV
- a CDS encoding ATP-binding protein, translating into MQVGIDMGMASGNPATLDIEELLATRLLVQGNSGSGKSHLLRRLLEQSAQWVQQVIIDPEGDFVTLSDRFGHVVVDGERTEAELAGIANRIRQHRVSCVLTLEGLDIEQQMRAAAAFLNGMFDADREYWYPVLVVVDEAQMFAPSVGGDVSEDARKASLGAMTNLMCRGRKRGLAGVIATQRLAKLAKNVAAEASNFLMGRTFLDIDMARAADLLGMDRRQAEMFRDLKRGHFVALGPALSRRPLPIQIGNVETSARSSSPKLMPLPDSPQDVEDLIFTPDPEEFQRPIVRRAPPAPRPTTDILAELSRSTPATSSMQAAEPRVAQPELSAEEREERLSGVLSEILDDPGSGFRTDAVLYQEFLVRLRMRRVPGAPMSLQDFRRRVAVSRSGVDPDMAAGEAWATALSLSNGVTDDLQGVFLMMAKAAIGGEACPSDARIARAYGTHSARRARRLLGYFEEQGLIVVHTDFTGKRIVAFPDLQAETAPGSADAPDTEALKSAAE
- a CDS encoding MFS transporter — protein: MPLQRLVMLIFFLQPIAFGAWLPRIPDIQAKLELGTADLAVALLGLPIGTLITLPFAGRIVSRIGGRMAIIYGFIFFLAVVSLPAFAPSAVLLFLALMIVGVALSTVELGMNVEADVTEKATGLIIMSRCHGFWSFGIMAGSLIGVGAIAIGLSPHWSILITAIIVLPIALVASLRLPKLPESHHAENSQTKTGFKPPSLALLGICAFVFGVTMTEGAIADWSAVYLRDVMNAEGAQTGLGYSVFAFMVAAGRFSGDYMKGRFGAVAIARGCGIASLAGMLVVLLAPATPLALLGFAAVGVGVSVGFPLAVTAVASLTDRPPASSVAILSFAALSGFLIGPPIIGFLGELLGLRVGLAVLLVPLFVSLLCTRLLIPTQNDMAGDLVEREAV
- the murI gene encoding glutamate racemase: MTAPTNELKPVLVFDSGIGGLTVLREARVLMPERGFIYIADDAGFPYGGWEEQALKERIIGLFAKLLEDYDPEVCIIACNTAFTLVGADLRAAFPQMTFVGTVPAIKPAAERTRSGLVSVLATPGTVRRAYTRDLIQSFAQQCHVRLVGSENLARMAEAYIRGDVVSDEAVLTEIDQCFVEKDGRKTDIVVLACTHYPFMANMFRRLAPWPVDWLDPAEAIARRARTLVPHVADAVHPDNFDFAVFTSGNPDFATRRLMQGFGLSTR
- a CDS encoding RNA methyltransferase, with translation MAGTNSERQLLAEGPVIILVEPQMGENIGMVARAMANFGLADLRLVNPRDGWPNEKAQAAASKADHVIEGTKVFATLEEAIADLNFVYATTARSRDNYKPVRSPVFAAGNLRSRFRAGEATGILFGRERWGLTNEEVALADEIVTFPVNPAFASLNIAQAVLLMSYEWMKSGMEDLEAVPFQALEQRPSTKEQLFGLFDQLEEALDSRNYFHPPSKKPKMVDNLRAVLSRRAFTEQEISVLRGVISSLDRFSRNSPRKGGSTRSRKEAPADDSADE
- a CDS encoding FUSC family protein, with translation MISGFEFRDWLLANDPALSRLRMGSRVTLSILLSFAILLSIHMLIVPLPIASYGLGIVLSIEGGVAVRDKGSASQLITRLLGCLASLVVVGIAAALESQRVLSDFIFLVVIFLASSARVYGPRGFAIGMFAFTSYFMGSYFRPTIAELPVVLIGPVVSALVSHWVRAVLLPDNWRRDLLRSLESVRGRINQILFKLAALAADGKVDEADRQELRQLEDRLKEVVLMAESFIPRPPGGVFDGASAPAAELAIRLFDAHLATESAIVLSYQSPPSFVLVHAVIEDDKAVLSAQEKAVADMEGQPQGETARALLWLGAARRQLAETIDAGRRSDFAEIASIEEASPSTPIDFSLKNPLMRSALQITLAAAIAMTLGLALSRERWFWAVLASFLVFSNTNSRGDTAIKALQRSIGTLFGIAFGLVLATLLTHQLAIAIAVSIVCVFLAFYFLQISYATMTFFISIVLCLVYGMMGVLTFDLLKLRLEETLIGAVAGTLVAFLVLPARTRGTLDTAVAKWFNALKELLLAVSEKKSQPELIVISQKVDACYRDITLSARPLGSTWSIVTRPGQIRQTLAIFLSVTYWSRILARNNTADAVDEDLKGRITADIGLLDRFAQRGSECFLVTRKQMRHVSRHLPLWQEGSRLAVEMIGSTIERLYPTETQDLPFAAGKAIAPVNQE